One region of Trachemys scripta elegans isolate TJP31775 chromosome 8, CAS_Tse_1.0, whole genome shotgun sequence genomic DNA includes:
- the ANGPTL3 gene encoding angiopoietin-related protein 3 — MKITLVFLFIAPFAISSNIDKDYSSFDSAPPEPNSRFAMLDDVRILANGLLQLGHGLKDFVHKTKGQMNDIFQKLNIFDKSFYELSLQTNEIKVEEEELRKTTSRLQANNEEIRNISLELNSKIEDLLQDKIQLQEKVGGLEEKVIKLVHIQPKVQEPKEMTSLKNFVQQQDNHIRQLLKVVQEQHAQLDKQHNQIKELEEKLSNTSFQENTESSFSLKQTEPKIIPLPSHNFTAPVQEFNGVATDCTALYKRGVRTSGIYSIKPNGSEAFNVYCEMQSDSSWTVIQNRVDGSLDFNQTWESYANGFGDLKGEFWLGLAKLYSIANQADYILRIELKDWKDNKRYVEYTFTLGSPETDYTLHLSEISGNIPNALPEQTKLRFSMMDHDNATKRDFNCPERYSGGWWHRACGETNLNGKYIKPRSEGKLERRRGIYWKPQKGRFYLIKSTKLMIHPMDLESFE; from the exons ATGAAAATAACCCTCGTCTTTCTTTTCATTGCCCCTTTTGCTATTTCAAGTAACATTGACAAGGACTACTCTTCCTTTGATTCTGCTCCTCCTGAGCCAAACTCAAGATTTGCCATGTTAGATGATGTGCGAATTTTAGCTAATGGGCTTCTCCAGCTTGGGCACGGCCTTAAAGACTTTGTCCACAAGACCAAGGGGCAAATGAATGACATCTTTCAAAAACTCAACATTTTTGACAAGTCTTTTTATGAGCTCTCACTGCAAACCAATGAAATCAAGGTAGAAGAAGAAGAGCTCAGAAAAACAACTTCCAGATTGCAGGCCAACAATGAAGAGATAAGGAATATATCCCTCGAGCTGAACTCAAAGATTGAAGACCTATTACAAGACAAGATCCAGCTTCAAGAGAAAGTAGGGGGGCTGGAAGAGAAAGTAATTAAATTAGTCCACATCCAGCCTAAAGTTCAAGAACCGAAAGAAATGACTTCACTCAAA AATTTTGTACAGCAACAGGACAACCACATTAGGCAACTTCTCAAAGTTGTACAAGAACAGCATGCACAACTTGATAAACAGCACAATCAAATAAAGGAGCTGGAAGAGAAG CTAAGCAATACAAGTTTCCAAGAAAACACAGAGAgttcattttctctgaagcaAACTGAACCAAAGATCATTCCCCTTCCTTCACATAATTTCACAGCTCCAGTTCAGGAATTCAATG GTGTTGCTACTGATTGCACTGCCCTTTATAAGAGAGGTGTACGGACGAGTGGCATTTACTCTATTAAACCCAACGGCTCTGAAGCTTTTAATGTCTATTGTGAAATGCAATCTG ACAGCTCATGGACAGTCATTCAAAACAGAGTTGATGGATCACTAGATTTCAACCAAACCTGGGAGAGCTATGCAAATGGTTTTGGTGATCTCAAGG GGGAATTTTGGTTGGGACTAGCGAAGTTATATTCCATTGCTAACCAAGCTGACTACATTTTACGTATTGAGCTGAAAGACTGGAAAGATAATAAACGTTACGTCGAGTACACATTCACCCTGGGAAGCCCAGAAACAGACTACACACTTCATCTTTCAGAGATCTCAGGAAATATTCCCAACGCACTGCCTGAACAAACAAAACTGAGGTTCTCTATGATGGATCATGACAATGctacaaagagagatttcaaCTGTCCAGAAAGATATTCAG GTGGCTGGTGGCACAGAGCATGTGGGGAAACCAATCTGAATGGAAAATATATCAAACCAAGATCAGAAGGAAAACTCGAAAGGAGACGAGGAATATACTGGAAGCCTCAGAAAGGAAGATTCTATTTGATCAAGTCAACCAAACTGATGATACATCCTATGGATTTAGAAAGTTTTGAGTGA